Proteins from a genomic interval of Mesorhizobium shangrilense:
- a CDS encoding CaiB/BaiF CoA transferase family protein, with protein sequence MNDRQADPAVETASRGALQGLRIIDVSRVLGAPYCTQILADHGADVIKIEPPQGDETRGWGPPFLGDAASYFLGLNRNKKGMAVDFSKPAGRELLLTMLESADVFVENFKVGTLEKWGMGEASLRERFPRLIHCRVSGFGADGPYGGRPGYDAAIQALSGIMSVNGEKGGDALRVGLPVVDMVTGLNAAIGVLLALAEREKSGKGQFVEAALYDCGVSLLHPHLPNFYLNGKVAKTSGNAHPNISPYDTYATKTGALFLAVGNNRQFATLCTILGVPDLAQDPRFASNAERNGNRDALKVELEAALAPHECAVIAETLITSGVPCGAVRSIDEVVNDPHTHAREMVVDIGDYRGTGSPIKLSRTPASYRMKPPAFAEHSRELLAGMGLDPAGYEDVLPLKITS encoded by the coding sequence ATGAACGACAGGCAGGCCGATCCCGCGGTCGAGACCGCAAGCCGTGGCGCCTTGCAGGGCCTGCGCATAATCGATGTCAGCCGGGTTCTCGGTGCACCCTACTGCACGCAGATCCTGGCCGACCATGGCGCCGATGTCATCAAGATCGAGCCGCCGCAGGGCGACGAGACGCGCGGTTGGGGCCCGCCCTTCCTTGGCGATGCCGCGAGCTATTTCCTCGGATTGAACCGCAACAAGAAAGGCATGGCCGTTGATTTCTCCAAACCGGCCGGGCGCGAGCTTCTGCTGACGATGCTGGAGAGCGCCGACGTCTTCGTCGAGAACTTCAAGGTCGGCACGCTGGAGAAGTGGGGCATGGGAGAGGCGTCCCTGCGCGAACGCTTTCCGCGCCTCATCCATTGCCGTGTCTCCGGTTTCGGCGCCGACGGCCCCTATGGCGGACGCCCCGGCTATGACGCCGCGATCCAGGCGCTGAGCGGCATCATGAGCGTGAATGGCGAAAAGGGTGGCGATGCGTTGCGCGTCGGACTGCCGGTGGTCGATATGGTGACGGGGCTCAATGCCGCCATCGGCGTGTTGCTGGCTCTGGCCGAGCGGGAAAAGAGCGGCAAGGGCCAATTCGTGGAAGCTGCGCTTTACGATTGCGGCGTCTCGCTGCTGCATCCCCACCTGCCGAATTTCTATCTCAACGGCAAGGTGGCGAAGACCTCGGGCAACGCGCATCCCAACATCTCGCCCTACGACACCTATGCCACGAAAACGGGAGCGCTGTTCCTGGCGGTGGGCAACAACCGCCAGTTTGCCACGCTGTGCACAATCCTCGGCGTTCCCGATCTGGCGCAAGATCCGCGCTTCGCCAGCAATGCCGAGCGCAACGGCAACCGCGACGCGCTGAAGGTGGAACTGGAAGCCGCACTCGCACCCCATGAATGCGCAGTCATCGCCGAAACGCTTATCACTTCAGGTGTGCCGTGCGGCGCCGTGCGTTCCATCGACGAGGTGGTGAACGATCCACACACCCATGCGCGCGAGATGGTGGTCGACATTGGCGATTATCGCGGCACCGGCAGCCCGATCAAGCTGTCGCGCACGCCGGCAAGCTACCGCATGAAGCCACCCGCCTTCGCCGAGCACAGCCGGGAGCTTCTCGCAGGAATGGGGCTCGATCCCGCCGGCTATGAGGATGTGCTGCCGCTCAAGATCACCAGCTGA